The DNA region CGGTCCCGCTGACTCCGCCGTCCGCCGTCACCTGCAAGTCGACGGTGGCGTGGCGCAGGTTGGACTCCGGAGCGGAGGTCGGCAGGGTCGCCCACTCCGGCTCCTTGGCGTCCACCAACAGGCAGTCCGCCCCCTCCATCCACGCCCGCAGGCCACCGAAGGCGATCTCCGGCACCGAGGCGTCGAGGAAGACCCGCTCGTTGCCCAGCCACACCTCCACCACCGGGATGTCGAATTGGTAGGGATTGGGGATGCTGCGGTGGACGCGACCGAGGTTGCGGGGCCGGCTCCAGCCGAGCCGGGCGTCGAGACCGACGGCGTCGAGCATGCACTCCAAGAGAATGGTCTTCTCCATGAAATCGCCACTGCCCCGCTCGAGGATCTTGTCGCAGGTGACCTCCGGTAGACCGATGCCGAGAATCGGCTGCAGATCGATCTCGTCCCGCACCCAGCGATAGACGGCCAGGGCCTTCTCCCGCGGCTCCCGAGCCGAGCCCACCAGGCTCTTGGCCTGCGCCTTCGACTTGCGGTCCTTGCGCCGGGCTCCGCTGTAAGTGCCCCGGTCCCCGGAGCCCTCGAAGATCTCGATGGCCCGCTGCCAATCCTTGAGCAGGGTGATCTTCTGGCCGCTGTAGTAGACCTCGTAGGGCAGGAAGAGGATCTGGCTCGACAGGTCCTCGAAGGGATAGCTGGCAGGCTCGATGGGGATCGGCGGCAGATCCTCCAGCGCGTAGGTCAGGATCGCCCCCCGGGGGCCGTCCTTCGAGGTCACCTGCACCTGGAATTGAGGGCTCACCAACTGATGGGGCACGAAGCCGATATTCTGCGGCTTGTCGAGGGTGAACTCACTCCGCAGCACCGGAATCGACTCCTGGAAGAACCAGGGATCGCTGTACAGGATCGAATCGAAGTACACCCGGTAGCGGTATTCGACGATGGACCCCACCTCCACCTCGGGCATGGCGAAGGTGTGCACCTGGCGCTTGTAGATCTCCGAGTAGCGTTCCGTGAAGGTCGCCTCGTCGGGCAACTCGGCGATAGTCCCATCGGGCTTGTGGGTGCGGCCTTCGAGACCTTTGAGGCGGCGGAAGCGCGAAGAGAGCAGCTCCCCGTTGGCGTACTCGAGGCCATCCTCCTTGAGAATCTTGATCCGGTGATAGACGTCCAGAGAAGAGGAGCGCGCCTCCCGGTCGATGGTCAGAACCCCTTGGCTGAGCAGCACCACGGCGCTGGCTTCGGAGAATCCGGGGGCCTCGGTCAATGCTCTCTCAGCATCAGAAATCTTCGGCCAATCCGCAGCCTCCAGCCCGCTCGTCCAGAGCGTGCCCACCATCAACGCCGCCAGCGCCAGCACCTGCGCAGTGCGGCGAATCCACCGAACTCCCATCTCCCATTCCTGACCTGAATGCATCTGGACCTCCTGGTTGAAATACCTGCCGGCACTGAACGTACACAGCCGATCAACATACCAAAGATATGTCGTAATAACAAATACCTTGGCTTAGCGCACCTCGAAGCTATACCGCTGGAACCTAGCTGATATTCTCATACCGAATTCATGCTCCACAGGGGGCAGAGTTGGGGTATAATTTCGTTTTCACTTGGATTCCGTCGCCGAAGCCTGGAGACAGCCTGAGCATGGTCTGGCCTCCGCCTCGCACGGAGCCCTCCGCCTTGCACGGAGCACCGGGCAGCACGAGATCACTGAATAGAATCGCTGAAAGACGGGCCCTATGCCGGAAGTAGCACCGGTCACCATCCTGTTGGTCGAGGACGACCCAGGACACGCGCGGTTGATCGAGAAGAATCTCCGCCGCAACGAGGTGACCAACGACATCGTCCAGCTCACCGACGGGCAAACCGCCATCGACTACTTGTTCTGCCGTGGCCAGTACTCGGAGACCGAGCGGCCCCATCGCCTGATGGTGCTCCTCGATCTGAACCTTCCGGGGCTGGACGGCTATCAGGTCCTGCGGCGGGTGAAGTCCGACCCGGTCACTCAACGGATTCCGGTCGTGGTGCTCACCACCACCGAGGACAGCCGCGAGGTCGACCGCTGTTACGAGCTGGGCTGCAGCATCTTCGTCACCAAGCCGGTGAACTATCTGGAGTTCACCGAGACCCTTCGCCGGCTCGGTCAGATGCTGTCCATCGTCAAAGTACCCAACGGAAATTGACCCTCGAGCCCTGGCACCCTGAGCTCCGCCTGCCTGAGCCCAGCGTTCCTGAGCACCGTGTCCCCGAGCGCGGACGACGGCGAGCATGACTAGCCCATCTCCACCTGAATCTCGTCCCGACCACCCTCTTGGGTCGGCGGAAGAGACCGTGCGAGTTCTCTACATGGAGGACGACGCCGGCCTCGCCCGGCTCTTTCAGAGGCATCTGGAGCGGGCCGGCTACGAAGTCGACCTGGCCTCCGACGGCAACGCCGGCTTGAGCCGATTCTCCGAGGGCCACTACGACGTGCTGGCGGTGGACTACAAGATGCCGGGCCTCGACGGCCTGGAGGTGATCAGTCACCTGGCCGCCCTCGGCAAGGTCCCGCCCCTCATCATGCTCACCGCCAACGGCGACGAATCCTTGGCGGTGGAGGCGCTCAAACTCGGTGCCGACGACTACATCGTCAAGGACACCGAAGGCGGCTACATCCGCCTCATCCCCTCGGTCATCGAGCGGCTGCTGGACAAGCATCGCCTGGAACGGGCCCAGCAGCGCTCCCAGGAAGCGCTCCGGCAGAGCGAGGAGCGGCTGCGGGAAATCACCGAGTCCGCCAGCGACGCCATCATCAGCTTCGACCGCGAGGGCCGGATCCTGCTGTGGAACCGCAGCGCCCACGAGATTCTCGGCTATGACGCCCAGGAGGCCACGCGGCTGGAGGTCTTCAATCTGGTGCCGGCACGTTTCCGAGAGCATTTCGATCATCAGGTGGAAGCCGCCGCCAGCGGCAATCCGGAACGCAAGCCGTTGGAGATGGTGGCTCTGCGCAAAGACGGGCGGGAAACCCCGGTGGAGGTTTCCTTCTCCCGCTCCTTCACCGGCAAGGAGCTGGTGCTCACCTGCATCATGCGCGACACCACCGACCGCCAGCGCAGCCAGGCGGCACTCCAGGAAGCCGCCCGGTTGGATGCCACCGCCACCCTCGCCTCCGGCGTCGCGCACCAATTCAACAACCTCCTCTTCGGCGTTCTGGGCAACACAGAGCTGCTCCAGATGCGCCTCGAGGACCGCCCCGACGCCATCGGTCGGCTGCAGCTCATCTCCCAGCAGGCCCAGCGCGCCAGCGAGGTGGTGCAGCAACTACTGGCCTTCGCCCGCCGCGGTCAGTATCAGCCGGTGGTGATGAGCCTCAACGACAGCCTGCGGGAGGCGGTGCAGAGCTTCGAGGCGGAGATCGGCCCGGAGGTCCGGGTGCAGCGGGAAACCACCTCCAACCTCTGGAAGGTCTCCGCCGATCCCACCCAGATGGTGCAGCTGGTGACCAATTTGCTGAGCAATGCCCTGGAGGCCGTGGACACCCGCGGCTCGGTGGTGCTCTCCACCCGCAACCTCAACGTCGACCGGCCCATGGCCGGGCTGCCGGAGGACCTCCAGCCTGGTCGCTATGTGTGCTTGGAGGTGGTGGACGACGGCTGCGGCATGAACGCCCAGATGCAGGCCAAGATCTTCACCCCCTTCTTCACCACCAAATTCCAGGGCCGCGGCCTGGGCATGGCGGCGGTGTGGGGCATCGTCCAGCACCACAGCGGCTATATCGAGGTCCTCAGCCAGCCCGAACGGGGCACCCGGGTGCGGGTCTTCATCCCCGCCCTCGACCTGGAGCTCCGGGGCGCCCCCGCCCCCGGTACCGGCACCACCGCCCCCAAAGGCACTGAGACCATCCTGCTGGTGGATGAGGAAGAGGTCTTTATCTCCGTCACCCGTGAGTTCCTGGAGCTGTTGGGCTATCGGGTGCTCACCGCCGCCAGCGGCCCCAAGGCGGTGGAGGTGGCGCGAAACTACGCCGGCGCCATTCACCTGGCGGTGCTCGCGATGAATCTCTCCCAGCTGGGCAGCCGGGACACCTTCTACGAGCTGGTGGACGCCCGGCCGGAGCTCAAGATCATCCTGTGCAGTAGCGGCGAGCGCGACCAGCTCGCCGCCTCCCTGCTCACCGCCGGCGCCAGCACCTTCCTGCGCAAGCCCTTCGGCCTCGACCTCTTGGGCCACGAGATCCGCAACGCCCTAGCCGGTCTCTAAGCGAAGCCCAACCCTCAAGAGAGGCCTGACCTCGTCACTTCTTCGGCTTCAGCTGCTCCAGCATTCCCTTGACCTGCTCCCGGGGCAGGTCGGTGAAGCGGCTGAATTCCTGGCCCTGGTGCAGCCACTCACCGCCGTCGATGACCACGCACTCGCCGTTGAGGAAGGCGGCCATGGGGGACATCAGGTAGACCGCCAGGTCCGCCAGCTCCCGGGGCTCGCCGAAGCGCTTCATGGGCACCGCGCGGCGGGCTTCCTCCACCATCGGCTCCGGCATCAGGCGCGAGAAGGCCCCCTCGGTGGGAAACGGCCCGGGGGCGATGGCGTTGCTGCGGATTCCATAGGTCGCCCACTCCACCGCCAACGAGCGGGTCAGGGCCAGCACTCCGGCCTTGGCACAGGCGCTGGGCACCACGAAGGGGGAGCCGGTCCAGGCGTAGGTGGTGACGATGGACAGCACGGTGCCGCCGTCGCCGCGCTCGATCCACCGGCGCCCCAGCTCCTGGGTGGTGTGGAAGGTGCCGTTGAGGACGATCTGCACCACCGCGTTGAAGGCGTTGGCGGAGAGGTCTTCGGTGCACGCCAGAAAGTTGCCCGCGGCATTGTTGACCAGGCCGGTGAGCGGCCCCAGCGCCTCCTCCACCCGATCCACCGCGGCGGCGATCTGCTCGGGATCGCGCACGTCCGCCGAGGCCCAAGCGGCCTTGCCGCCGGCCTTCTCGATGGCCGCCACGGTTTCCTCCAGCGGCGCGGTGCGGCGCCCCAAGACGGCGATCTCGGCTCCGAGCGCCCCCATCCGTTCCGCCATGGCCCGGCCGAGGCCGGTGCCGCCGCCGGTGATCAGGATGCGCTGTCCGTCGAGAGTGTCGGGCTGGAACATGGGCAAGAACCTCCGATGAGCAATCCGGCGGCGGGATGGCCTCCGGTTTCGGGGTAGACTACCCCACCGGTTTTCCTTGTCCACCGCTACCGCAGATCCGCACCGCGCCCCAATCCCAAGGCTCCCATTCCACGGTTCCGATTTATGACCGCCATCCTCGGCATCTCCGCCTTCTACCACG from Acidobacteriota bacterium includes:
- a CDS encoding SDR family oxidoreductase, which translates into the protein MFQPDTLDGQRILITGGGTGLGRAMAERMGALGAEIAVLGRRTAPLEETVAAIEKAGGKAAWASADVRDPEQIAAAVDRVEEALGPLTGLVNNAAGNFLACTEDLSANAFNAVVQIVLNGTFHTTQELGRRWIERGDGGTVLSIVTTYAWTGSPFVVPSACAKAGVLALTRSLAVEWATYGIRSNAIAPGPFPTEGAFSRLMPEPMVEEARRAVPMKRFGEPRELADLAVYLMSPMAAFLNGECVVIDGGEWLHQGQEFSRFTDLPREQVKGMLEQLKPKK
- a CDS encoding DUF3857 domain-containing protein is translated as MHSGQEWEMGVRWIRRTAQVLALAALMVGTLWTSGLEAADWPKISDAERALTEAPGFSEASAVVLLSQGVLTIDREARSSSLDVYHRIKILKEDGLEYANGELLSSRFRRLKGLEGRTHKPDGTIAELPDEATFTERYSEIYKRQVHTFAMPEVEVGSIVEYRYRVYFDSILYSDPWFFQESIPVLRSEFTLDKPQNIGFVPHQLVSPQFQVQVTSKDGPRGAILTYALEDLPPIPIEPASYPFEDLSSQILFLPYEVYYSGQKITLLKDWQRAIEIFEGSGDRGTYSGARRKDRKSKAQAKSLVGSAREPREKALAVYRWVRDEIDLQPILGIGLPEVTCDKILERGSGDFMEKTILLECMLDAVGLDARLGWSRPRNLGRVHRSIPNPYQFDIPVVEVWLGNERVFLDASVPEIAFGGLRAWMEGADCLLVDAKEPEWATLPTSAPESNLRHATVDLQVTADGGVSGTGRLELTGLHAQLEMDRSADEAEIQQGWQEWLEERWSGFDIADVTVKSDVAARQIVVTWSQAQREEEILGDEVTLRPARPLGLVENPFTLTPDRRRTPVLLAFADVDEVELTLRWPEGWSLDATPRVANLDNAAGSIVTQAQVNPAERTLTYSRRLEISDIEFSGPGEYGQLYSLYDLAFRSDAEAVALILE
- a CDS encoding response regulator, producing MPEVAPVTILLVEDDPGHARLIEKNLRRNEVTNDIVQLTDGQTAIDYLFCRGQYSETERPHRLMVLLDLNLPGLDGYQVLRRVKSDPVTQRIPVVVLTTTEDSREVDRCYELGCSIFVTKPVNYLEFTETLRRLGQMLSIVKVPNGN
- a CDS encoding response regulator; protein product: MRVLYMEDDAGLARLFQRHLERAGYEVDLASDGNAGLSRFSEGHYDVLAVDYKMPGLDGLEVISHLAALGKVPPLIMLTANGDESLAVEALKLGADDYIVKDTEGGYIRLIPSVIERLLDKHRLERAQQRSQEALRQSEERLREITESASDAIISFDREGRILLWNRSAHEILGYDAQEATRLEVFNLVPARFREHFDHQVEAAASGNPERKPLEMVALRKDGRETPVEVSFSRSFTGKELVLTCIMRDTTDRQRSQAALQEAARLDATATLASGVAHQFNNLLFGVLGNTELLQMRLEDRPDAIGRLQLISQQAQRASEVVQQLLAFARRGQYQPVVMSLNDSLREAVQSFEAEIGPEVRVQRETTSNLWKVSADPTQMVQLVTNLLSNALEAVDTRGSVVLSTRNLNVDRPMAGLPEDLQPGRYVCLEVVDDGCGMNAQMQAKIFTPFFTTKFQGRGLGMAAVWGIVQHHSGYIEVLSQPERGTRVRVFIPALDLELRGAPAPGTGTTAPKGTETILLVDEEEVFISVTREFLELLGYRVLTAASGPKAVEVARNYAGAIHLAVLAMNLSQLGSRDTFYELVDARPELKIILCSSGERDQLAASLLTAGASTFLRKPFGLDLLGHEIRNALAGL